In Monomorium pharaonis isolate MP-MQ-018 unplaced genomic scaffold, ASM1337386v2 scaffold_151, whole genome shotgun sequence, the sequence acatatttgcttcagcataaaaagattatttattttccgcattccttttacacttttatagcGGAATCATAATTGATTATTGTCAGACAACGATAATACGATGATCCATCATAATTGGATTATAGCTTATTATAAGTTGATTGAActtaaaacaaagttatattgttattattaaaataaattttatatttaattagcagattaaaattgtgatttaagcaatatcaaaataaataataaataaataaaaaaatcttataatgtcttatattattgttgtacatgtattatttttcattaaatttagtttattttaaagttattaccattaataaaacaatataaatatttataaattttttgttctttaatactattttttagcagctatattttttaataattcattgataaacttttttaaagattaaattaagtaaataaataagctAAACttcataacataatatatgaataaatattttttgcttgtAAAACTCTGTGACTTAtgtatttgtacattttatggCAGTATTTCTAATGTCATTGAATAAGATTTAAATTCAAGTGTCATTTTTTGTCACAAAATTTATACAGACTTTAATATTCAGATCAAATGTATAAGGTTTATAGTGGCGTCCTTTAAATTAGCTTCCGCatgttatttgattaaatcaatataCATCAAGTCACAAAGAAATCTCGTCTAcagtaaaatctttttatcttaatacgAATCTTTGTAGATTTAAATGGATTATCAACGCATAATTATCATTGATATCGTACAATACGAATACATTCGACAGAATGAGTATAAAAAGAATCCAATTTGTTGGATTTGACATCAAACAGCAAGATGTTCTCTAAAGCAATCGTGTTCTTTGCTATTCTAGCAGTGGCAGTCACTGGTAAGTCAATCTTCtcaacatatgtatatacaatatataaaatttatattaaattaaatataaacaacaaagcaaaatatacaaattttttttaataatctcaactttattaaataaataatagttgaAATATTTCCATGGATCATGTAAAGCAAGTTGCAAGATTTAACTTTTActgtattattacaaattcttttaattttgattcataaaaatagatttaatgctacaattaatttattctgttgtaaaaatgttttcttaaacattattaatttaaattttagagagACCCCGAGTAGGTCTCCGGATGCCGCCAATTCTACCGCCTTTTAAAGGCCTTCGCCCGCCAATCTTACCTCAAGTGGTCGGAGGTGACGAAGCTCCGGTAGGAGGTTACCCGTTCATAGTTTCTCTTCAATCATACTCCCAACATTTTTGCGCTGGATCGATTTTGAACGAAGAATGGGTCATAACAGCAGCGCATTGTGTTCAAGCAGTTCCTTCTGCTAACCGTATTACCGTTAAGGCTGGCAAGCATAACGTTAATGCTAGGGAGAACACTGAACAAGTGGTCCAAGTGGTACTAGGTGTCGTACATAGTGACTATCAAGGGTAAATATCAACAATTTAACTAGTATCTGTTCAAATTAATGTATAGGagatttaatatatagaataagaTCGCCAATACACCAACATATCAGGCTTTTtggattattttaacaaaacgaaaaataaaacttgaaagaatataaatagataaactACAAAGTATCTTCTCAGATAATACgacagttttataatattattgcaaattttaaataataaggcTTCTGtaggaaaaacaaaaataaacctTTGACAAAATAAGTTCCAAATTAACATAGTTAACAACAATAGcaccttttctttttttaacatcattTCATTTTGCaatgtatacaaaaatacttaatatatataagaattttcataaacctttGATGAACAAAAcaaatcttgaaatttattatgtcgCATATATAACGTTTCAATTGACCTgtagattattaatattattcttttactaACACtacaatttgttatataataatagtttaaacACAATTGCCCTTTAAAggtttgtaattaataaataaatatttaaaaaaaaataaattttaaaaatattaaaatttactttttttatttttcagtggAGTTGGCCCATATGACATCGGTTTGCTTAAGCTTGCGTCTCCATTGAAGTTCAATGAAAGAGTACAACCCATCGAATTGGCATCACCAGAAAGTGACCCAACGGGAGAAGCATGGCTTTGTGGATGGGGCTCCACCTCAACTGGCTTTTTGCCAGACATGCCAGATAAACTTCAACATGTTCAGAAAGAATACGTCGATCGTGTTACTTGTCACGAATCGGTCGTACGCTTGACTGGATCTTCTCCCGTTCACGAAACCAATGTCTGTACTGGTCCATTGAAAGGTGGAATCTCCGCATGCAGcgtaagttttaattattcgcggtaaattaaataagtgatattaatttactaatgCGGCAATTTAATATACCAAATTACTTTCAGGGTGATTCCGGTGGTCCTCTAATCTCTAAGCGTCCAGGACAAAAGCCAGTGCTCACTGGAATAGTATCTTGGGGTATTATTCCATGTGGTAGTGCAGGTGCACCATCCGTATATACTAGGGTATCCAAATTTAACGACTGGGTTGACCAGCGGCTTATTATTTACGGCAATCATTAACGACGGCGATATTGACGATGTATAAGTCCATACTGatgacaaattataatatattattcaatataaaataaatatgcagcataaatgaataataataattttattccaaacCTACGATACTGTCCTACATATACAACACTTATGATgcaaaaacttaattaataatttgatccAATGAAGAAAGAAGtcgagataattatttataattggactgattaaatttcaaagtattttatttttattattatttatatctgttAAAGAACAGATTAAGTATCATTGAGAGAGGGGATTAATGGAGGGAGAATAAGCATAAAAGACCGAGATAtcttatagataatatttgtttctttctttcatttgCTTTTGTTCGCAATTAATTACTCTGCGCTGTGAATGGAATCGAAGTTGATAtagtgataaaataaattaataattaaacaaaaagtagaatgtatatttaagttattttatatatgttaataatagcAGCTTagtgaaataataatgtatgtttttgtatatagaaataaaattagtattataattatgtaagaagTTTTATggtgaataattaatatttaaaaaattacagtgtaaaaaatagtgaATGTGTGAGAgggatttagaaaaatttaaattatttcttaatattaaaaataatattcttattgtTAATGCAGCAAAGtgaatatgttatatatatgcactgTACATCAATGTCAGGGTTATGTATTATACTACATGTGATCTTTTTTCTGTCAGAAAAATGTAGTTTGGaagattaatatcttttataataaaatattgtacggttgtatttctttttattgctaaataaattttttataaaatattaatttttataaaataaaatttactgaaaattacgtatgttaatgtttttgtattttttataataaaacgttctaaaaagtattttaagtttgaaatttttacttttaaaatcagTGTTTTAATAAAGGTCTTAGTGGTTTTTTACAAAGTGAtttctacaaatataaataaagatgtaTTAAATCTCAAAATCTTTGTTACaatctttgaaaatttccatgatataaattaagaatcagtaaactgtttattaaagtattgaatttaaaagtaaaaattttaaactttaaaatgtttttttggaaaatttattgtgatttatttgatgatttattttttgtgtattcttCCCTCTTTTACATTACATacgttttaaataaagaatatataaatggtattatatgcaatatatttatttttaacaactttttagtattgtgtaaaatgtaacattgtGTTTCTTAGAACTTATTGATAAGTTTTATCTAATCTTATccttattttttgaattaaatatttaaatatttttataaatacagatTTACATTCCAAAATATAATACTGACAAGTACATTAATCAGAAATGtgacaaaaacaatttaatataattacacattaatattattaattttgtaattcactagcttattataaacttaatcCAGTCTATGTAAGAAGCTACGCGAGTGTAGACCGAAGGCATGTGATTAACACCACACGGATAAATGCCCCAAGAAACAATACCAACTTGGATGGgaacattattttcaaattgaacCAATGGACCACCTGAGTCGCcctataagaaatatatttaatcagaacatattatacaaagaaaacacgttttgtatttaattatctacGTCTTTGTTGCGTTCTGCAACaagaatacat encodes:
- the LOC118648058 gene encoding trypsin-1-like, giving the protein MFSKAIVFFAILAVAVTERPRVGLRMPPILPPFKGLRPPILPQVVGGDEAPVGGYPFIVSLQSYSQHFCAGSILNEEWVITAAHCVQAVPSANRITVKAGKHNVNARENTEQVVQVVLGVVHSDYQGGVGPYDIGLLKLASPLKFNERVQPIELASPESDPTGEAWLCGWGSTSTGFLPDMPDKLQHVQKEYVDRVTCHESVVRLTGSSPVHETNVCTGPLKGGISACSGDSGGPLISKRPGQKPVLTGIVSWGIIPCGSAGAPSVYTRVSKFNDWVDQRLIIYGNH